Below is a genomic region from Isosphaeraceae bacterium EP7.
GTTCTCCGATTCATCGCTGTACCGCCCCTGGACCGGGTGGACCTCCACGTACATGCTGGTCCATCCGCTGTGGTTCGGCGTGGTCTTCGCCGCGATGTATCAGGCACTTCGTACCCGCGGCATGCGGATTCGAGGTTGGCGGGGTGGACTGTGCTATGGATTGGGGGTCTTCCTGGTCGGGAGTCTGCCGGTCTTTCTCCTTGCCTTCGCCTCATTCCGGGTGTCGGGAGGGGTCATCTTCTCATGGGTTGCCCAGAGCCTGTGCCAGTACGCGGCGGCAGGTGCGGCGGTCGGGGCGGCAGCCGGCCAGGACTGATCCAAGATCAAACGTCGTCGGTCGGGCCGATTCCCGAGTTTCGTGCGGATGGCCGGTCGGACGCTACGTCGGCCGAATACGTGCCTCAGTCGATCTGATGCACCATCAGGGAACCGGTCAAGGGCGGTAATGAGCGACCGGGCCAGCCCAGGCTCGCGACCCTCAGCGAAAGAGGTCGTCCACCGCCTCGATCCGCCCGGCATGAGCCTCGACCAGGAACGCCGAAACAGGGCGGGCGATCGTCGTCGAGCTGTCGCCGGCAACTCGTTCGGGGTGACCGATCTCGCGCGTGCTCGTGCGGACGATCAGGGCCCCCGGGGCCCAGGGCATGGCCGAGAGATTGGCGAGGTACGCCTTGAACTGGCCGGCTCGGAGCAGGAAGAATTCGACGTCGGAGATGTACAGGACCCCAACCTTCAGGCCCCGCGAACGCAGCCAGGCCGCCAGCCGGGGAAGGGTGTCGGCGGCCGAATAATCGCCGACGAGCGGGACGCAGCGATCGGCCCGTTGCAAGTCGCGGACGGTTACGTAGCCCGCCTCGGTCCCCAGGAAATGCCCCGGCTTGCCCCCGCGATCGGCCGTCCCGATCAATCTGCCGAGTGTCGGATACATCGGCAAAGCCAGGAATCGGGCCGCCATCCCGGGCCCGGCCAGCCTCGCCTGGATCCGCGCGACCGCTTCGAACTCATCGCGGCCCGCCAGCACGCCCAGCCCGCGCAAGACGCCCGCCACGTCGAGGATCGCCCGGTCGAGCCGCCCCCGTTCCATCTCCGGGCCCGAGAACGCCGCCACCAGTTCGGAACCCGTCGCCCCGGCCCCGACGGCCAGGCCCGCCCTGGCCGTCAGCCTCTGGAGATAGCCGACGCGGTCGTCGGCCAGAGTGAAAAGGCCTTTGTGCAGCAGGTGGACAAGCGTATTGCCGCGTCTGCGGTCGACGATGAACGCCCAGGACGGCCGGCACGCCGCGATCATCGAGAAATTCTGATCCGGCCCCACTCCGAGGTAGACCGAGCCCGCCAGCCCGGCCGAGGCGAGCTCGCCGGCGACCCTCGGATAAGAATCCTCGTTGCTCACCAGATTATCGGCGGCCGGTCCCGCCTCGCGGCCCGAGAGCCCGGCGACAAGCCCCGCGAACCCGTCCAGCTCCCGCCCCGGGCTCACTCCTTGACCCGGACGTGCCTGACCTTGTTGGCCTGGAGCCAGCCCAGGAACACTTCCTGCTCCTCGGTAATCTCAACCTCGGTCATATTCGCCGTATCCAGGGGCGAAACGAGGTAGAAGACCCCCTCATCGAGCCACTTCGCCACCTCGTCGTCCGAGAAGAAATACTCCCCCTCGATCAGGTCCGGGGCCCCGCGAGATCCCCCCGGGGTCATGAAATAAACGAGCTGAGCCCGTAGCCGATCCGTGATCGGATAAGCCGCCAACCCCGGGCGATCCAAAGCAATCAGAGCCGTCCCAGCCATCGCCCCTCCCACCGAACAAACCGTCCACCACCAGGCCAACACGACCAACGCCCGCGATTGTACGGCCAACGACCATCCGCACGCCACCGGACAACGGCATTCCATCGATCGGGCCGAATCGAGGTCGCTGTGTCGCTCGCAAACCGCCTTCGGGCGGACAATCGGGCAACACCAAATGGGCGACAACTCCAGCTCATCGATACGATGAACCACAGATGGTCATCGCCGACTCCACCATTTCGAACGACATGTTACAGCTCATGGAGAGGTTTTCGATGAGCGATGAATGGTTCCAGGCCGTCGAGCGAGACGACACCGAGGCGGTCCTCGACATGCTTGGGCGTGGGACTGATGTCAATGTCTTGAAAAATAGTGCCAAGGACACGGCATTGATGCTGGCCGTCCAGAAGGCTCAGATCTCGATGATCGAAATTCTCCTTCGCCACGGCGCGAACACGAACCTCCGCGATTCCAGGGGTTACTCCGCGGTCACGCTCGCCGTCATCCTCTCGCTGCCCCGTGAACGACACCACTGGAAACTCCCCTGTCCCGAACCGCGGCCGCTGGAAATGCTCCTCGCGGCGGGCGGCCGACTGGGAATCATCGAGTCGGTCTTGCTCAATGACCTCGATCTCGCCCGCAAGAGTCTGGACGGAGGAGACGACCCGAATGAGGGTGAGTGGCAGTACCACGGCCCCGTCCTCACGCTTGCCGCGCGGCTCGGTTATCTCGAAATGATCAATCTGCTGATCGACCGCGGAGCGAATGTCGAGGCGATGGATGACCTGGCAAACAGGCCGCTGCGGGCCGCCGCCTCCTACGGACAACTCGAATCCGTCCGACTCCTGCTCGATCGAGGTGCTGACATCGACGCGACAGATGGGAACTCGCGTAGCGCCCTCACAAACGCCGTGTTTGAGGGCCATCGGGAGGTCGCCGAGTTCCTCCGTTCCCGAGGCGCCAGAGTCGGCATCGTTGAGTCCGTCTCCCTGAAGGACGAGGCGCTTCTCGAAGAAGCCCTGAAGGAGCAAGACGAGCTTGGATGGATCGACGATCGGGTCAACGCGATCCAGACTTTCGCGGGAAGCCTGTGGTCTGCGAAGATCGTCCAACATCTCCTCGATCACGGACCCATCAATCTGGACGATCCTTGGCACATGGCCGCAGCCGCAATGACCGGCGATCGGGAAATCCTCCGCATGCTCCTCGACCGAGGCGCCGACGTCAACGCCGACCACTTTGATATGACGCCCCTCGACTGGGCCATCCGCGAAGGTCACGACGAGGCCGCAGCATTTCTAGAAGAACGCGGGGCTAAGCGCGGTCCGACGCCGTCGGCCCGCGATTGAACTCCCTGGATCGACGGCCGAAGTCATACGGCCGATCAGGCCAGCCGGTCAATCTTTCCGTGACGAAGGGCCGGCCAATCGGCGAATGCGAGGACGAGGATCAGGCCGATGTTAACCACGGGGACCATCGAGAGCAGGCCCATCGCGCCGGGGAAGCCGGCCTTTTCGCAGATCCGCCAGGCCGCCCAGACGATGAGGAGACAGCAAGACGCGAAGACGATGAACTCGGGCAGGCCGATGGTGGGCAAGTAGGCAAAGAGCATCGGCAATGTCCCGGATGAGGTGAGCAATGTCGAGCCAGGGATCGTCATCCAGAGAACCGGCAGGCCGTGGTTGGCCACGATGATTTCAGGTTACCTCAATCCCAGGCTTGTCCGGCCATCAACCGGCATCAGTCCTGGTCGAGTTCCTTGACCGAGAGGATCGCGGGCTCGGGAATCCAGACGGGCTTCTCCTCGCCGGGCTTCATTCTCCCGATGCCGACGTTCCGAAAGAAACGATTCAGGATGGGGATCTTGCCCCCGAGCACATTCGTCGTATGCGTGCGCTTGACGGAACTGACCGCCAGCGTGATCCCGTCTTCCTTGGAGTCCGAAACCTTCCCCTCGTAGCTGACCTCGATGATGCGCCCCTTGTCATCCTTCTCGGGCTTCAGCTCGACCCGGCATTGAGTCCCTGTCGCGGGCAGAACCAGTGCAGGCGGCGAGACAGGTTGCTCGGGGTCATCGAAACCCGCACCCACCGCCGTCAGAACAAAGGAGAGACCCAAGACGGCGAGCAAGCAGACCGATCGCTGTCGAATCATGGCAACCTCCCGAGCGAAGAACACGGCTGGAATTCGTGGGCTCAATACCGCGTTTCCATCGGTTTGACAACCCTGGATCCCACCCGCACAACTCAACCTAAGCGATCCCCCCACGACCGTCGCCCTCGAAAAAGCGAGCGGCCTAAATCCCTGCAACCACCTAGCTTAAAACGATTTCCGTTAGATAAAACCTCAAAAACTGGCCATCGGCACGGCCATAACTGCGGATCAATGTGCTTCGCGACGTGCTCACAATCAGCCAATCAGCGGGAAGACGAAACGAACCCGGGAAGACGAAACGAACCCGGGAAGACGAAACGAACCCGGGAAGACGAAACGAATCCGGGAAGACGAAACGAACCCGGGAAGACGAAACGAACCCGGCGCGGGCTGGGATTCTCGAGCGGGATCAATCGCGTGGCCTGGAAACTCAGGAATGCGGCGAGGCATCGTGGCCGGCGGCTTCAGCGACGTACCAGTCTCGGTAGGGGGTATTCACCGCCATCCGCCGGTTCTGGTCGGGCGATCCGTCTGTCCACCAAGGCGAACCCCGCTCACCGAGCGACTCCTTGGCGGCCTGGATGGCCAACCTGGCGGCTTTTCGGGCTTCGTCGTCGCCGGCCTTCCTGGCCCGCCCCAACGCGGAGCGGGCACGCATGAGATCTCGTTGGAGGGAGGATCGCCGGTCGTCGGTCAGCGAGGGGTCGGCCATCCGCCAGAGGCGGCCCCGGACGACGAAGTAGCGACCGTCGGGCGTGACCGGGTAGGGGGGCTTGCGGGGCGGTTCGGACATCGGCGGTTCCTTGTTGGGTCTCGTGCTGATCGTGGAGGACGGCGAGATCGTCCGGTCTTGAACGAGCGGAGGATGAACCTCGCTTCAACCCGGCATTCGACCAAGGAGATGGCCCGGCATCCCTTGATTTGGAGGTTCGCGCCTTGCCTGTTTGATCGGCCCAACCTACACTTGTCGGAAGGCAGCGGAAGGCGGCGGACTTCGTGCAGGGATCGGCATCGAGGGGATCAGCGATGCAAGGTTGCAACGAGATCGAGCGGACGCGGAAGCGGGTCGGCTGGTTCATGGCCGGTTGCTTCGGGTTGCTGGGCACCTGGACACTCTCGCCGGGCATTCCCGTTCTGTGGGCCCCACGCGCCGAGGCGTCGGTGAAGGCCGCGGGCATGGAGCTGTTCAACCACCGCTGGGAGCCCCACGATGCGCTCGCCGGCGTGGGCGGCGACGGCCTCGGCCCGGTCTTCAACGCCCGTTCGTGCGTCGCCTGCCACTTCCAGGGGGGAGTCGGCGGAGGAGGCGGCAACAAGCAGAACGTCAGCAGCTTCGAGACCGCTCCCACCAAGGGCGACCCCAACCTGCACGACGGACTCATCCACGCCTTCGCTGTGGATAACCGCTACGTCGAGGACCACGCCTCGCTGCACAAGCTCTTCCCGGTCATCCCCAACGGCGTGAAGGTGCAGGCCGGCTGCGGGATCCTGACCCGCGACTTCGACCCCGTTCGCACCATGAGCGTCAATTCGACCGCCCTGTTTGGCGCGGGCTGGATCGACCGGCTGTCGGACAAGAGCATCACCAACAACTACCTCAAGACGTCGTTGAAGCAGGTGGGCCGCGAACTTGACGGCAACTTCAAGGGGGTCGTCTCCGGCCGCCCGCGGGTGCTGCCCGACGGCCGCGTGGGCAAGTTCGGCTGGAAGGCCCAGTTCGCCACGCTCGACGAGTTCGTCGCCGCGGCGTGCGCCAATGAGGTCGGCCTGGGCAACCCGCGCCGCAATCAGGCCAAGCCCTTGGGAACCGCCGGCTACCCCGACGTGAAGCCCGACCTGGACGACACCCAGTTCGACGCCCTGATCGCCTTCATCGACACCCTCGACCGACCCGACGAAGTCGCCATCGAAGACGTCGCCCTGGCCTCGACGGCCGCGCGCGGCAAGGCCCTGTTCAGCTCGGTCGGCTGCGCGGCCTGCCACGTCCCCGACATGGGCGGGATCAGCGGCGTCTACAGCGACTTCCTGCTCCACCGGCTGGACGACCCCAACCGCGCAGGCGGCGAGGGGGGCGGCTACGGCGGGGGAAGGGCATCGGGCGCCACCGAGACGGTCGAGGTCCCGTTGCCCCGCGACCACCCGCTGCCCGAGGAGTGGAAGACCCCGCCGCTCTGGGGCGTGGCCGACTCGGCCCCCTACATGCACGATGGGGGCTCGCCGACGTTGCAAATGGCCATCGCCCGCCATATGAACAACGCCCAGGCCGTCACCGATGCCTATTTCGAGCTGGCGCCCGACGACCGGGCGGCCGTCATCGCCTTCTTAAAGACCTTGAAGGCCCCGGCCACCGCCCAGCCCGCCGACCCCTCGGTGCTGGCCGACTCGTTGTTGCCGCCCGAGGTCAAGCGTCCCGAACCTGCCAGATCGAAGCCCAAGGCTCGCCCCAAGGCCCAGGCCCGTGCGACCGAAATCACCGCACCCGAAGCCTGAACCCGGACGGATTCACCCTCAACGCCAAATGCGACGCCATCCCCATCCGCCGACGGGGGTGGCGTCGCATTCATTGGTGAACTGCACGGCTCAGGCCGCCTGCTTGTCGTCCTCGTCCTGGTGGAGGATGAGCAGGCTGGTGCGATGGAACTCCTCCTGGGTGACCTCGAAGGGGGCCCCGTTGATGGCCCAGAGGGCCTCGATCACGGCGTCCCGATCGGACTCGGGCTCGTCCCAGGTCACGCAGAAGCGGGACTCGTCGTGGACGGCGACATCTAGGCCCAGGTCGTGCAGGTGCTGCTCGATCTCGGCCCGATGGCCGGGGTCCGAGGCGAAGGTCCAGCGGACCAGGTCGGTGAGGTGGTCGTTCGAGTCGCCCATCTGCGGGTCCTCCGTGCCTTGCCCGTCGGGCGGCCCGGCGCGTTCGAAAAGGCGCCGGCCCGGCCGCCCACCGAGTTGTATCGGAGGCGGACGGGCCGGAACTTCAACCCGGGCGGGGCGATCAGGGCGTGTGGACGGCCGGCAGGCTGGCCGCTTCCAGCCGGCCCATCAGCCGCAGGAATCCATCGAGGATCGTGAGTGGGTGCGGCGGGTTGCCGGGGATGTACAGGTCGATGGGGAGAAGCCCCTCGGCGCCGTTGTTGACTTCGGGGTGGTCGCGGAAGATGCCGCCGGAGATGGCGTCGGTCCCCACGACGATGACCAGCTTGGGCGAGGTCGTCGCCTCGTAGGTGCGCAGCAGGGCTTCCTTCATGTTCTGGCTGACCGGGCCGGTGATGACGATGCCGTCGGCGTGGCGAGGCGAGGCGACGAACTGGATGCCCAGCCGGCCCATGTCGAAGACCACGGTGCCCAGCACGTTCAGGTCGGACTCGGCCGAGTTGTCGCCGCCGGCGCTGACCTGCCTCAGCTTCAAGGACCGGCCGAAGAGTCGCTTGATCTTGTCGTCGAGCTGCCTGGCGGGCTCGTACACGGTGCCCGACCGGACGACGAGGTCGGCGCGGCTGCGGGCGGCCAGTCGGTAGTCCTGGGTGAACGTGATGGCCCCGGCTGGGCAGTCTTCCACGCAGTCATTGCAGAAGAGGCAGCGGCCCATGTCGAGGCTCAGGCCCGACGCGTCGCGGGCGACCGAGTCGCTGGGGCAGGCGTCGACGCAGGCGGTGCAGCCGTCGGAGCACTTCGAGTCGTCGAGCACGGGCAGGCCGAGGAACCGGTCGGGCAGGGCCGGCGCGGGGGCGTCCGGATAGCTGATCGTGCGGCGGCCCTGCCTCAGGCGCTCCTTGATGATCGAGATCATGCGACGGAACCTCGGCGTGTCGGGGTCGGAACGGTGAAAGGTCTCGGACCCGGGCGGGCCGGGCCCCGCATCAGAGGTCGTGCCCGCAGTAGGACAGGTTGAAGCTCTTGTTGCAGAGCGGGAAGTCGGAGATCCCCTGGTCGCGCAGCGACAGCGACAGGCCGATCCAGTTGTGGAACGACGGGTCGATCACCTTGTAGTGGGCGAACGCCCCCGCGTCGTCGGTGATGGCGACGTGACAGATCTCGCCGCGCCAGCCCTCGACCAGCGAGACCACCAGCGAGCTGGGCGTCAGCGGACCGACCTCGACATTCGTCGGCCCTTCGGGGAGCTGGCTCGCCTGCTCGAGGACGAACTGGCCCGACCGCCGCACTTCCAGGTAGCGGACATAAGCCCTCGCGAAGACGTCGCCGGTCGCCTGAACCGAGATCGGGATATAGTGGAAGCGGTAGATCCCGCTGGGATAGTCCAGCCGCACGTCGCGGTCGAGGCCCGACGAGCGGCCCGCGGGACCGACCAGGCCGAGGGCCAGGGCGTCGTCACGCGAGACAGTGCCGGTCCCCTCGAACCGGGCCTGAACCGAGAGCGAGTCCCAGAGCAGGCCGGCCGCGCCGTTGACGTCGACGAGGGCGGGCTCGACACGCTTACGCATCCGATCCAGGAGTTCGCCGTCGAGGTCGTAGCCAACCCCGCCGGGCCGGACCAGGCCCCGGCCGAAACGATTGCCGCAGATCATGGCGGTGGAGTTGAGGAAGTCGCCCCGGATCCGGCCACAGTACGATGCCGTCGGCAGGTAGCCGACGTCGTTAGCCAGCGCCCCGAGGTCGCCAGTGTGGTTGGCCATCCGCTCCAGCTCGAGCGCGATGCCGCGGATCGCCTGGGCCCGCAACGAGGGGCGGGCGCCGGCAAGGGCCTCGACGGCCTGGCAGTAGGCCGTCGCGTGGCCGACCGACGTGTCGCCGGCGATCTGCTCGACAAGCCTGAGCGACTTCCGGTTCGGCCCTTCCCAGAGCGCCTTTTCGATCCCACGGTGCTGGAAGCCCAGCGCGATTTCCAGGTGGAAGACCCGCTCGCCGTGGCACTGAAATCGAAAGGCCCCCGGCTCGATGACCCCGGCATGAACCGGGCCGACGGCGACCTCGTGGACTTCCTGCCCCTCGACCCGATAAAACTCGGTCCCAGCCGGCTGCACGCCGGGGAGGATGGGCGTGTCGGAGGAACGGCCCCAGGCGTCGTGGCCGGGCCGGTAGGAGGCATGGAACCGGACCGGCTTGAGCCAGGGATGCCCCTCCGGCACGACGCCCCACTGCTCGGCGATCTCCCGCTCGAACATGTGGGCCGACGGGCAATCGGGCGTCAGCGACGGGTAGCGGTCGGGCACGTCGGCGGAGAGGACCGCCAGCTCACCCTCGTCGTCGAGGGCAAGGACGGCGTAGAGCCGGATCCTGCCGTCGACTGGCCGGCCGAACAAGGCCACCAATCGGCCGCCCGATCGAACCGACTCGACGACCTCGTCGCGGAATCCGCCGAAGGCGAGGTGCGGCACGTCGGCCAGCGGGATCG
It encodes:
- a CDS encoding 4Fe-4S dicluster domain-containing protein, giving the protein MISIIKERLRQGRRTISYPDAPAPALPDRFLGLPVLDDSKCSDGCTACVDACPSDSVARDASGLSLDMGRCLFCNDCVEDCPAGAITFTQDYRLAARSRADLVVRSGTVYEPARQLDDKIKRLFGRSLKLRQVSAGGDNSAESDLNVLGTVVFDMGRLGIQFVASPRHADGIVITGPVSQNMKEALLRTYEATTSPKLVIVVGTDAISGGIFRDHPEVNNGAEGLLPIDLYIPGNPPHPLTILDGFLRLMGRLEAASLPAVHTP
- a CDS encoding ankyrin repeat domain-containing protein; translated protein: MSDEWFQAVERDDTEAVLDMLGRGTDVNVLKNSAKDTALMLAVQKAQISMIEILLRHGANTNLRDSRGYSAVTLAVILSLPRERHHWKLPCPEPRPLEMLLAAGGRLGIIESVLLNDLDLARKSLDGGDDPNEGEWQYHGPVLTLAARLGYLEMINLLIDRGANVEAMDDLANRPLRAAASYGQLESVRLLLDRGADIDATDGNSRSALTNAVFEGHREVAEFLRSRGARVGIVESVSLKDEALLEEALKEQDELGWIDDRVNAIQTFAGSLWSAKIVQHLLDHGPINLDDPWHMAAAAMTGDREILRMLLDRGADVNADHFDMTPLDWAIREGHDEAAAFLEERGAKRGPTPSARD
- a CDS encoding di-heme oxidoredictase family protein, translated to MQGCNEIERTRKRVGWFMAGCFGLLGTWTLSPGIPVLWAPRAEASVKAAGMELFNHRWEPHDALAGVGGDGLGPVFNARSCVACHFQGGVGGGGGNKQNVSSFETAPTKGDPNLHDGLIHAFAVDNRYVEDHASLHKLFPVIPNGVKVQAGCGILTRDFDPVRTMSVNSTALFGAGWIDRLSDKSITNNYLKTSLKQVGRELDGNFKGVVSGRPRVLPDGRVGKFGWKAQFATLDEFVAAACANEVGLGNPRRNQAKPLGTAGYPDVKPDLDDTQFDALIAFIDTLDRPDEVAIEDVALASTAARGKALFSSVGCAACHVPDMGGISGVYSDFLLHRLDDPNRAGGEGGGYGGGRASGATETVEVPLPRDHPLPEEWKTPPLWGVADSAPYMHDGGSPTLQMAIARHMNNAQAVTDAYFELAPDDRAAVIAFLKTLKAPATAQPADPSVLADSLLPPEVKRPEPARSKPKARPKAQARATEITAPEA
- a CDS encoding NADH-quinone oxidoreductase subunit C, whose protein sequence is MATAQATRLAHNEPIPLADVPHLAFGGFRDEVVESVRSGGRLVALFGRPVDGRIRLYAVLALDDEGELAVLSADVPDRYPSLTPDCPSAHMFEREIAEQWGVVPEGHPWLKPVRFHASYRPGHDAWGRSSDTPILPGVQPAGTEFYRVEGQEVHEVAVGPVHAGVIEPGAFRFQCHGERVFHLEIALGFQHRGIEKALWEGPNRKSLRLVEQIAGDTSVGHATAYCQAVEALAGARPSLRAQAIRGIALELERMANHTGDLGALANDVGYLPTASYCGRIRGDFLNSTAMICGNRFGRGLVRPGGVGYDLDGELLDRMRKRVEPALVDVNGAAGLLWDSLSVQARFEGTGTVSRDDALALGLVGPAGRSSGLDRDVRLDYPSGIYRFHYIPISVQATGDVFARAYVRYLEVRRSGQFVLEQASQLPEGPTNVEVGPLTPSSLVVSLVEGWRGEICHVAITDDAGAFAHYKVIDPSFHNWIGLSLSLRDQGISDFPLCNKSFNLSYCGHDL